The DNA window TGTGAGTGAATTACTTCCATTAGTTTAGGATcgaaaatataaatcatattaaattttcGAATAATCTAGTCTTTTTCCGTAATGGATCTTAAACTAATGTGACTTTGCAAACTTTCTTTGGcggaaatttacaaaaatgttgtgtaattttaaaagcaaatgctaaaaattttacttttttacaaaaagGGAAGGTtgaaatcatcatttttttaaaagaatttggcCGAAAACTTAAGAAAGCAGgttaattaaaagtttttttttttttttttttttttttttttttgaagtaatcatactttattgatatttttacatttgttagtggatacatcaaataccggtaccttatcccggcctcgttaaccGTTAGtagtatataattattttgattagtATTTGTTAGTTTCTTATCTGTAATATATACATtcataaatcattgtaaattataatatatccaactaaaaacattatcaatatagAATTAGGTTAATTAAaagttaattaaattttaaattaaatgtacaaaGTGTTTCCCAATATGCGaacaaatcatgtttaatatttcgAAGATATTATGATTTCTGTTTTAAACCTTACTTTTCCACTATTTTATATAGCAATTATACAATTTTCCAACTAAAATTGCCGAAaagtttctattttcttttgtataagATAAGAACCCTAAAAACATGTCCGATTGACCTATATGCGGACAAATTGTTGGATATGAAAATGCAAacctaaatttttttttgagggGCATATATAGTTCTTATGTAATGGCTTTTGTCCtgataatacaaaattgacacTATGCAAATCAGCTAAGTACCCTAAATTTTGCAATATGATAAGACTGCAataacgaaataaaaaaaaatgtatgagaATGATTGAGAGTAAGACAAGTATTCACTAGAGTGACACAGAAACGTTTGTTAGCAATAATAAGCAACCAAACAGCTTCCAAACCGGAGATATACTGATGACGTATAGTCGGCTTCGAAAGGCGCAGACATGCAAATCATCTTATGTTTACTAAGCTAAGCAttatatgtttatcaatttcttTGCATTAAACGTTGAAAAACTATTTTGACTATACAGTTATTGTTATTACCAAACTAGTTAATACTTTTGCTGAACTTTTGTGAAATCAAACGTgtcatatatatttactttttataaattgtaacttggatggattgttgtctcattggcaatcataccacatcttcctacatctTTTTACTGTTAAACTGATTCTATTTATAGTCCTGATAAGCAACACCAACACACATGTTCATTTTAATCATAAACATAATAACtcatttttaaatctattttatttcaattatacgTACGGAACAGGTTATGTCTATGTGTGATACCTCGacacttaaaatatatacacTGAACCATGCTGACCATGTGACTTAAGATAATCAAAGGTGGTATCAGCATAGATTTATCATAATACTCCTGGACGAGGGAATATCTGTGAAACTTCCAGACCAGTTCGTTGTTGTTTTGAACTTTGGTGAATGTATTCCTAGGAATTAATGAaatcatataatatatttgataaaataatgataacactgtaaataaaatgttaaaaccaCTTTAACgttaaatcattttgaaattttaagtttaaattagTATTAAAAGTGAGCTAAAGTGTTGTTTTtaccaattattatttttggaaATAGCCCATACAGTTcgataattgaattaaaataaagactATTTTAACCAATAATACAACATTATCAATAGATAACTAATTTGAATGTGAGGAACAGAAGACGTATAATTACAACTCACATAGTGAATTTAGGAAATGTTACTTcactatattttataaacacaAAATGGTCAGTTCTAATGTGCCAATATCtgacaacaatataaaaattattaaaagaggTTAGTATgcttttataatattcaaatgtaaTACACATGTAATTATTAGAAATTCTTTCGGGTTCTGCCTTATATTAACAGTTGTAAGATTTTCTCTAGGGGGGACCAAAGAAAATACAAGACATGTAGGACGAAATGGTCGATGAAATCTATCAAAGTCCTTTTCGATAAGTTACGCAGTTTAACATCTGAGATACTTTTGTGTAGACTGTAACATTTGATATCAATAGGTGTTACGTGTATGTTGCTATGAATCCTAATGCCTGCTTTTGTCACATATAGGTGTAACAATGACAGTTCTTTTTGAAGCAATTCAGGATAATCGTCAGTATTCTCTTAAATAAGCAGGGTTGACAATCTTCTTGAAGGTATCAATAGCTATCTTTTTGGGGTAAGCATTAAGGGTTGTAATCGAATACTGGTCAATAgctgttatttataatttgtatttcattttatcctCAGATTGAAGCAAAGTGGTAAATACCAAAGAATTGATTCTCGTAAGTAAAGACATGTCAAGTGCACTAAGGTGAATTATTGCAGAGAAAATTTAAGCACTTGGGTTTGATTTCAAATGCAAATATATACAGGAAGAATTCTGAATTAGTATACTTACGAAAACATTGCAATGAGAATATTAACAAGAATTATGTGTGTTACCACCATGTAGATAGCCAACAATAAGGTGTTGATTTGATTAACCTCTGGGCATCTAGCAATATTCCCTTTAGAATAGATTGTAACATCATGCGAACAGGTGGACGGTTCtttacctataaaatgcatttcaaaaaGTAGTGTTTagcgatttaaaaaaaaggtatcaTAAAGTGGACTTAACTACAAAAAAAGTTATCATATTCGATGCTTTCAAATCGAAAATCGAGATTTTAATATTAACTTCTACCACAAATACTATTAAGTGCACTGAATACAAGTTAGTTACACTGTGGATAATAAGTTCAGTTAAATGAGTTTTTGAAGATTTATCTAACATAAAAACGTGTCTATTTAGgtacttatattttaattaatgtaaGGTAAATTTAGAATGAAGGAGTTATATTTTCTCGTATAATTAACTTGTAAttgaccaaaaaataaaaacgagaaaagaATAACAATTTAACTCATGTCGTCATCGACATACTAAGCTTACTTATGTTATGAGTAATAATAACGAATACTTACCTTCGAATTCCGGTAAAACAGTTCTCCATACAACTGCCAATACGGCATGTATATGATTTCCTTGAACAGTTGAAATCCTACTTTAGAATTTGGATACATCGTTGCTTGATAAACGACACCAAAGCCAAAAACAAACACagcaaatatcaatataaaaaagaggatGTCGTACATCTAAAATGAAAGTAAGAACTgtaaaaatacaaatcaaacTGTGATGACAAGTATGAATTCTTAACAGCAAactaattcagaaaaaaaatcccagaAAAACAGACATTCATATTAGTTTCAATGTAAAAACCCAAATATACTGAACTgcaaagacaaaacaaaacggAAATTCTCTAATCAAATATTAAACTCAAAAGCGCAAGCACATTACACGTAAGTtacttttttctgattttaattcGTATCTGTCCGGAATTTCTTGGTTTAAATGTGTTCAACATTTACTTAAATTTGCTTTCCACTTGTGTTAAAACAGGATCAACTTAAAATGTATGCGAAATGCGTGCTACAAATGTAGGACTGAAATCTGTTTATGAGCCTTTGTTATGCCATTTGCCTAGGGAATTTCTGCTAATATaattcctcggagttcggtatttttgttattgcaaTTATGTCTGTTATGAGTGTTTGTTTAAACTACAACTTAATCTCAGAAAAAAAGCATCAAGTATACATGCGATTTAAATACTAATTAAAACTTGTTATAGCATTTACCATCACAAAACAATCCATTTCTatcatattttaaagaaaaaaagttttaaatcttGGTTTCACATTGTTCTTTTTCAAATTATGCTGCTCTTTGTCGCTTCAAATAATCATGGAAAATGTCCCTCTTTATAAGTTGATAACCATATCAATAATCTAACTGTTTTGACATGTTGTTGAAAGTGTTACAATTCGTACCATGTCTATATGCTTAGTCAAAATGTAAGAACTGTTATCTGTTTGTATTATCGGTATTATCtgtattataaaaatacatgaTATTTTGGAAGTAAAGCAATGTTTAAGTTTCAATTCTGTGAATATAggcaatgcaatttcccattgTCACTTTTTTACCGGCTACAACAGTACCACTTGGACTACGAAATTtcggaattttttttatctattaatataattaaaatccCTGTATGTTTGTTACATTCATATGTCTAAAACTAACATATGTTTTAACGAAAAGTAGCATTATGTTGTTACTACTCATCATATAAACGAGTTGACAACTAGCTGCATTTCCTTTGTTTCGAggtaaataaaagaataattattcTTGAAATGAAATATCACTACACATTAAGGATGCATAGTGAATCAGTTGTATTTACCAAttacaaactataaaataataatcaaatataCCTATGTGTCATAAAGGGAGTAACATTTTTGGTGAAAAATCATTGTTCAATTTATCTGATgcatcatatcaaaatattggcAAAACTCTACTTTCTCAGAATATCCTACTTTCTAAATTTCTTCTACTATCTAAATACAATCTACCAGtatatatactgtggattcattaatattcgtttgataccaattttcgtggatttcgtgggtaaaGGGAAACAacgaatttaaatattcaacgaaatgcatattttctaaaggaatgcatgtgaattttgtcaaaactaagAATTTTAATATCCAAGAATATGCAAGTTTCCCTCtgtccacgaaaattggtacccacgaaaataaatgaatccacagtatgtacAAACAAAAGTATGTCAATCTGAACTTACCATTCTGCCAATCATGATAACTTTCGGACCAATATGTCTTGAAGCAAGAAAAAACTGCATCCCGTTTACAATGAATAGTCCTAATGTTATTGCGTACATCATTCTAGTATGGTAGAATTTATCTGCTGACAAGATCAATCTTAGAAATACAGAAGTTAAAAACATACCATACATCACAATTTCATATAGGGTCCAAAAACTGAACCAGTTCATTAAGTTCCTTGACATTTGCTTTATAACGAAAgcctgaaaataaatttattataattaaatgttGAACTAGACGTGGAATTTTCGTCGATTATACAGCACCTACTTGTAACGATCAACCAAAACACATTGCATTATTACGCGGGTCCAAACAAATATAACGCATTTCGTTATATCCATATATTATAGCATGGCGAGGCGAAATTAAAGAAGTCCTTCCATAATTGTATGTTGGTGCTGCAGTAAAAACGCACGTATTTAGTATTTCTTTTTTCGCTTTGTAAAATGGAATGTTGatatgctaaaaaaataaaacaataaaaataagaaaattcaaaacggaaagtcctagctcaaatgcaaaatcaaatctcaaacacatcaaacgaatgcattacaactatcatattcctcaCTTATGTAGAAATTGTTGGatgaaacctggttttatagcttgcCTTAAACTTGTATAATAGATGCTTTACACTCCAATAAATTGATGACCATGTCTACACAAAACAAACTGATATAATAGAAAAATGTCATACATAGATCACAGCAGTCtgcattgtgttataatcttaaacactatttcaatttgcaaaaatgtgtaaataaaGTGAAACAGTAGTCTTTCTCTCATATCTACTGATATTTGATTAGTAACAGACAATTCATGTATTATAAGGATATATCAAAGGTATTAGGATTATGATTAGCTTAAACGGTGCGACCCTAACTtatgcttttctttttttaattatttataatactgtaaattcaaaaatttgtgcatgcatttattattgcagtTAAGTgattttaaactgaaattcgATTTTATTCGATGTATTATTTAGAACAGTACTGTTTAATtcctagaaaaaataaaaatgcaagttttaattattgcgattataaccctgtGTCATGTTTAGCAATactaaaaacatcgcaataatttctaaatttacagtatagTAATATGTAAATTCAAGACTATTTGATCGGAAAACCATGCAACATTAAACCAAACACAACCGATTGAttaattaatttgtataaaacGCCACTTTTAGCACTATTTTGCTATTTCGTGGTTGTAATTTGTATTAGTGGATGATGGGAAACCGGATTTCCCGAGAAGAACCAGCTGCTTTCGGTATGAAACTCCGAGTCAATTAAGAATTGAGTCAAAAGCATCTGTTCAGTGAACTCATAGAATAAAAGACAACAGGCTAATGATACATTAGTTtgactacttagaccactctgCCACCGAGATCCCTGATCGAAAAACACAAGCGCGTTCCACTATCAACAGTACATAGATTATCTAGTATATTACCTGTCTGATTTCTTCTATCATTAATGAACCTGCCATTGCATACACCatatattcataaattgatGGACTTTTATCTGACATTGGGTGTAGATCCGTCAGTATAAATAGGCAAAAAATTACTATCATAACCATATATGCCACCTATTGCaagaataaacagaaaatttgttAACTACAAATGAAGTCTATAATTGGCGTATCCGTTCAGCAGGAGCACTATTCATGCATGAAACGCACTTATTATGAAGAAAAGTCAGCAAACTTTATTATTTCATAGTTATATTACTGTAAAAAGTCGTTTATTCAAGgttgatatttttgtatgtattcgAACGTTTGTCACCACAACAATCAAAATTCGCCTTAAATGAATTGGTTATTGATGAGCTGAAGGGATAATTATGTGGGGGTCTTATTGTGCCTTTAgtttaacaattcaaaataagaaaaagtgttatacatgtaaattataTATCACATGCAACGTTGGGTCAATGtatcattttaaaagaagtaacAATTATATAGTTTGCACATATTTTGTAACACCATTGGTTTCTTGTTTATAtgtgcatttcttttaaatgacctttcaaaagtaaaattacaaaaatactgaactacgaggaaaattcaaaacggaaaacccctaatcaaatggcaaaatcaaatgataaaatacatcaaacgaatggacaacaactgtcaaaCTCCTGGCTTGATATGTTCATACGAATGTTCATTTTTCGATTTGGAAATATTAGGAAAATATCCTATCGCATTATTCTTAGCAATAGCAAATATCGgaataaattatgaaaagccaacaaaaaattaattgttGCAAACTGGAAAAGACCACAAAATCATTTCACTTTTATGTTATATGTTATGTTGTCattgtaatgttatatttaacattgcctttaaagcgggaggtttggcatgccacacaATCAGGTTCAAACCaccattttctttaaatgtcttttaccaagtcagtaatatggGCATGGTTATATTCACGTGTGACGGTACTTTTCTtttccaaattcatgtatttgttttttttgttatgtttggaATTCTTATCGGATTTTGTcttgcttagtccgtttctgtgtgtattacatttcaATGGTGTGTCTTTGTTCTCCTctcatatttaatgcattttctctcagttttagtgtgttaccccgatttagttttttgttaatCGATTTACAAGTTTTGAAAAGCGATATTTTACTGTggcctttatttataattcattcagatgtattatctttttatcaatGACCTATATGGCCAAAACAAAGGCTATGCTTGAAGGATATTTGTTGGATTTGCTAGAAAGTGTTCGTCTAGCATTAACTTATATTCAAGTCACCttattctattttgtttttgttttgtaaattaaaaacttgATACACgttctatataaattttgaacatttaataaatacaatagtttGAGTAGACTTACAAGatggaaaacaaatttgatcctAGGTGAATTGTAAAAGTGATATATAAGCATCCAGTTGGGCCGTCTTTTATGCTGAAACGACCTGTCAAATGACTCTATTGATTCAACCTTATTATCATTTATCTGTACCATGTTTACAAAGCACATTATCAACATTGGCATAAAAGCAGCAGCTATTGCCTGTAAATACAAAACATACCATTTTTGCAATATCGATATTCAAtacaacacaattttgttaaaaagcacaatttaaaattaactgttaTCAATTAAATGAAAGACATGAATTAAATATCGACCACCACTTATACAGAATGATTAATTTCCGTAACATGCccattatataatattaaaaacaactataagataaacataacaaattaaaaatgacaaatgtttagTCTTAGAATTTAGAATTTACATTAACTTTTACTAGTTTCATCTTTTTGAgatgttattaatattttgatcttAGATACCTAAAGTAATATATAACAGAAAAACTTTAATAGACGATCATGATAAACTCTCGGAGGCTTTCTGTGGACAATTTGTGTGTATAAAATCAATGAACAGAATAATTTAAGAGCTCatcagatttatttttgtttttactttttcataggcaatttactttttaattttacgGAAGCCATCACGAGTGGATTGACCGTTATGGGATAACAGTTTCACAagtgatatcggatatgttccttacgtcgtaactacaatcaccttccctttcatgaatgttacctactgaataagactatttacctgatttgttatcacataagtaacgcgagcacctgagatcaaccctagtttttggtggggttcgtgttgtttattctttagttttctatgttgtgtcatgtgtactattgtttgtctgtttgtcgttttaatttttagccatggcgttgtcagttagtttcagatttatgaatttgactgtccctttggtacttttcgtccctcttttaccttAACATTCGATATATAACTGAGCTTTTCGCCTTTCCAAATCTTATCCAGCCTTGTTTGACATGCTGCATGTCCCATAAACTTCATCAGTGTAAACTTTTCAGCTATTTCCAATATTGTGGTATAGTTATATCCTTCCACCTCTGTCATCAATAGTGTCCTAGCCCTGTTTTTATTCTTGCAATATATTTCTGTCATCACATTATATGCAAGGTCTTCATATTGCCTGAAAAGCATCTTCTTGAAACTTACAATAACAAGATCATACTTGCTCTAGAAAGGCAGTTTGCTTTCGTGTGGTACATACAAATAGCAAGGGATACTTATAAATGTCTATGAAGCCAAAAACAACAGCTACTAGTATTATCCACATCTGTTCTAAACAGGTTAATGTGGTTATCACCTTGttcaaatgttaaatttttagcAATGTTTgctgtttcaaaatttatatcatGTAGTTTAATTCGTTACCTAATTATTAGCTTATCCAATTGAGTTTCCTGTCAGAGAAAGTATATACATTCAGCAAAtacattaaattatttaaagccGAACTAAAATGGCTCTGTTTAATGTGTGTTTAGAGAGTGTGAAACGGTGATGGAGGAagtcaaaaagtttaaattatcGGCATTGATAAAACTTTCAACGCACgttatttatgtaataaattAGTATATATTATTGAGACATTTCATCTGTTATCAGATGGTAAGTTTCGTGTGATTTTGTGTTGCCTTTTAACTGATTAATATTTATCGTCTTTGTTCTTTATCAAATTACTCTTCATATTTAACGCTTACCTAGAACTTTCCCACAAATCTGTCCTTTGATCAACAAATGATTCCGAGCTGGACTTTTCAGCGAGCTCTTTGGCAAGGGAACTTGCATATAATGCAGAATCTATATGTGTTTTTCAAAAGAATTGTAAGTAGTTTACTTCATGTATTTGACATGATTTAATAATAAAGAATCATTAAGTCATGTAAACTATTATCACAATAATAACTAATAATACACGTTTGTGATTTTGATGTACTTTTCATACGCTAACAATTTACATTGTTAATATTTGTAGTATGCCATTTGTTCCTGAAttatacaatacaaaatgtgattTTAGCGATTGAAGGATACATTTTCTAAGGTTggatgtttgtatttttgtttgccAAATTAAAGAAACAGTAGTGAACTCATTGCATATATCATAAAACCGAATAGAACCTAAAAGCaacacattttgataaaaaaaaaaaatctcagaaAATTAAATGAACACAAGAACGAAGGAAACAACGGTAATAGTCTAATTTTCAGGGTTCATCAAACGACATCATACCAACACTAAAAGTATTCTTTTATAAAGGATCATTTATATAGGACTATTATTTCATATAAAGTTCTAAGACTGCAAAAGCATATAGTTTCGCCCTAAACGCGATACAGACCTTAAAGTACTGTGCAGTTACATTGAAATATAGTTCATACTTTTtatcatcaaattaaaaacttacatATATAATCATTGTTTTCTTTCTTCCAAAACAACATTGCCAAATTTCTTCGGTCCATTAAAACTGCCCATATGAATAAATGCTTGAAAACATCTCcctcatatatgttatgtgtttctttttttaaacctgCAATCACATTCatcaaagaattaaaaaaatgcttgCAATGATATTTGTTCATAGACATGATAGAGTGGTTACAACTACGGAAGCAAAATCAGTGCTCTGAAACATTTCTTCTCCGATGATTTCTCCTTGAAAGTAGTCAAAAATCAAGAAGTTACacgaaatattaatttttgggtTTGTAATGTTCTATCGAATTTTAATGATGTTGTTTGGTAGTGGTTAATTTTCCGGTGAACCTGaggttaaagaaaaaaaaaacctttgatCTGTGCTCAAAGCacaaaatcatgctcgaaacatgaaatccagcgtTGTATTGGTCGATTTTGGAGTATCAGTACACAAAACTAGCTCGAAAGTCTTATTAGCACTTTAAAGGCATACGATACAGTAACCGGGAAgataatgacgttgctaacgtaaaatgtaaTTTTCGCTACGTCAAACTGTAACATATCGTGTAAAGACGCATTTTTCgattgatttttatcattcaaactcatttcatttgaaaacgagttcatggaaccctatttttcaaaacaccaatttgttctattttgccattttttgcagagagattatgtgacccaaattttataaaactataaatagaggattttttttaattttgataaacatgcagcaacaaaatattacttattttcctcaattcatgaacatttgataaatatgacttatttctgaacaaaaaaatgcataatttaggatacttttaaaatacggaaattaccgattattaaaccaaaaaaaaaattgtttttatttttttaaaacaaaaaagttatgtctttctttcgaaaaagaaattacggtcacaaatctgaatttttagcacatatacaaaatttcttcttcattttactcaaaatgtagcacatgaaggtatattttttattacatatttgaattaatcaggtaaaaaatagcctatatgcaaactTTCaagaacttgtaaatacaggatcgaAACTGTATCGTATTCCCTTAAGGCCTAATATCAACCAGTTTTGGTTGGTTTCAAGTTGGaaagtctttggttttctatgttgtgtactattatttgtctggttttttttaaatcttttttatgtttagccatagcgttgtcagtttattttcgatatatgagtttgacttttcctggcagttagttttctcgttcgaattgttttacatttgccattttattgtcttttattaGCTGACTATTTGGTATGAACTTTGGTCATTGCTGAAGACCGTACGGTTATAtttagttgttaacttctgtgtcatttattAATGAGTAGTCTCATTTGGAATCACACCACACcttctttctatatatataaatagtcaggaatctgatggtCCACAGTTGTTATTTGTTGATGTAGGTCATGCATGTTTCTCGTTACTCGTTTTATTAtacagattagaccgttggttttaacgtttgaatagttttacactaattatatgttgggccttttatagcttactattcTGTGGAAGCCAAGGCTTCGTGATGAAGagcgtaccttgacctataatggttttcttttataaattgtgacttgaaaggagagttgtcttattggcccTCGTACCATATCTTCCAGAATATATTGACCACGATCTGACTAGCTTTTACTCTCAATTTTTGAGTATGTGTGCTTAGAGACGAAACGGCGGTTACGAATGTTCAGatcaataatatattatattattaattcgtatattttaacaaatttgattcgtttagggatagtcacatgttaaactatattttcgaaggtagagagaaaacggcggatagcaaaaagcatattgaccggcaaaaagcatatcgcacggttatttttagaatatct is part of the Mytilus trossulus isolate FHL-02 unplaced genomic scaffold, PNRI_Mtr1.1.1.hap1 h1tg000085l___fragment_1__unscaffolded, whole genome shotgun sequence genome and encodes:
- the LOC134699832 gene encoding transient receptor potential cation channel subfamily M member 1-like, with translation MFKRDDTNIVKRVNGVVKKILGSGEWKPFKENEDKQGLKKETHNIYEGDVFKHLFIWAVLMDRRNLAMLFWKKENNDYIYSALYASSLAKELAEKSSSESFVDQRTDLWESSRQYEDLAYNVMTEIYCKNKNRARTLLMTEVEGYNYTTILEIAEKFTLMKFMGHAACQTRLDKIWKGEKLSYISNVKAIAAAFMPMLIMCFVNMVQINDNKVESIESFDRSFQHKRRPNWMLIYHFYNSPRIKFVFHLVAYMVMIVIFCLFILTDLHPMSDKSPSIYEYMVYAMAGSLMIEEIRQAFVIKQMSRNLMNWFSFWTLYEIVMYGMFLTSVFLRLILSADKFYHTRMMYAITLGLFIVNGMQFFLASRHIGPKVIMIGRMMYDILFFILIFAVFVFGFGVVYQATMYPNSKVGFQLFKEIIYMPYWQLYGELFYRNSKVKNRPPVRMMLQSILKGILLDAQRLIKSTPYCWLSTWW